The proteins below come from a single Geobacillus thermoleovorans genomic window:
- the fliJ gene encoding flagellar export protein FliJ, whose translation MTPTFRLQKVLAMKEKEKEKALGEYEEAVRRFEQAAETLYRLLKEKEECAAARDEQLQAGLSVGDIRLRLQYMANLERMIDHYQLVVMQAREQMQRRQQRLMELNIEVKKYEKMRERIKRWAEQLEREAERRLLDEMAVQRFARQGEV comes from the coding sequence TGACGCCGACGTTTCGGCTGCAAAAAGTGCTGGCGATGAAAGAAAAAGAAAAAGAAAAGGCGCTTGGCGAATACGAGGAGGCGGTCCGCCGGTTTGAGCAGGCAGCCGAAACGCTTTACCGCCTGCTCAAGGAAAAAGAAGAATGCGCGGCGGCTCGGGATGAACAGCTTCAAGCCGGCCTGTCCGTTGGAGACATTCGCCTTAGGCTGCAATATATGGCGAATTTAGAGCGGATGATCGACCATTATCAGCTTGTCGTCATGCAGGCGCGCGAGCAGATGCAGCGCCGGCAGCAGCGTTTGATGGAATTGAATATCGAAGTGAAAAAATACGAAAAAATGCGCGAGCGCATTAAGCGGTGGGCCGAGCAGCTTGAGAGGGAAGCGGAACGCCGCCTGCTCGATGAAATGGCGGTTCAACGTTTTGCAAGGCAAGGAGAGGTATAG
- a CDS encoding MotE family protein, translating to MAESKVEQEMQASWWQWLLFVIVIPSAFAASFLLLILNIAGVDVAKAAKQWTIKAPFVSEWINWSKREKALQKTIEAQQQTINQQKRTIADQQKQIKQLKNELAAKEKEIAQLSAPSGKTDAQAEPVDEPALTEEDVVGMYDAMSEKQAAAILAELPESEALRVLSQIDGDKAAAILEQMPAGQAAKLLASLSKRAMGKEAAE from the coding sequence ATGGCGGAGAGCAAAGTTGAACAGGAAATGCAGGCGAGTTGGTGGCAATGGCTGTTGTTTGTCATTGTCATTCCGAGTGCGTTTGCTGCCTCCTTTCTGTTGTTGATTTTAAACATTGCCGGCGTTGATGTGGCCAAGGCGGCAAAGCAGTGGACAATAAAGGCGCCGTTTGTCTCCGAGTGGATCAACTGGAGCAAAAGGGAGAAAGCTTTGCAAAAAACGATTGAAGCTCAGCAGCAGACGATCAACCAGCAAAAACGAACGATCGCCGACCAACAAAAGCAAATCAAGCAGTTGAAAAACGAATTGGCGGCAAAGGAAAAGGAAATCGCCCAGCTGTCTGCGCCAAGCGGGAAAACGGACGCTCAGGCTGAGCCTGTTGACGAGCCGGCCTTGACGGAAGAAGATGTCGTCGGCATGTATGACGCCATGTCGGAAAAACAGGCGGCGGCTATTTTAGCGGAACTGCCTGAGAGCGAAGCGCTCCGTGTACTGAGCCAGATTGACGGCGACAAAGCGGCAGCCATTTTGGAACAAATGCCGGCTGGGCAGGCGGCGAAACTGTTGGCATCGTTAAGCAAAAGGGCGATGGGGAAGGAGGCGGCCGAATGA
- a CDS encoding flagellar hook-length control protein FliK, which produces MKVTITANAPLSAGAMAVKKEAENANVFAALLAHKQQELLPAGAETSLFQEESSKNKEPDWQNGGMETGAAGQPSSAEKKPVQIESLWLAPSLVAAWAVAPISAAAGAPLLAADQQAEGKTSDHWAFPFVGAMNGEETIAAQPAADEAGFERAFITDGRKSGHIDAESFSPSSGKTGMFPPLLSDGDQRPFHEQGGNRPVVALPNGASSVRPAGEKDISLPKRGDKGHGGEAAPSFTTPPALLSPSSSSVGLIGEMPASAGGSVADQVAHALRSARWMKLPNGVMQLVIRLHPEHLGTVTVKMTEEGGKLAAKLLVANDAVKELLYAHLPQLAQQLDASSITVEKWTVWSDYDRSAMPPYSGNRQGGQQQGESRQKQKREPSSSFPFALDGIEADA; this is translated from the coding sequence ATGAAAGTAACGATCACAGCAAACGCGCCGCTATCGGCAGGCGCTATGGCGGTGAAAAAAGAGGCGGAAAACGCAAACGTGTTTGCGGCGTTGCTTGCGCACAAGCAACAAGAGTTATTGCCCGCTGGGGCAGAGACTAGCTTGTTTCAAGAGGAGTCGAGCAAAAACAAAGAGCCAGATTGGCAAAATGGCGGAATGGAAACGGGCGCAGCCGGACAACCATCTTCAGCGGAAAAGAAGCCGGTGCAAATCGAATCATTGTGGCTTGCCCCTTCCCTCGTGGCTGCTTGGGCTGTTGCTCCAATTTCGGCAGCTGCAGGCGCGCCGCTTTTGGCGGCGGATCAGCAGGCGGAAGGGAAAACGAGTGATCATTGGGCATTTCCGTTTGTCGGTGCGATGAATGGTGAAGAAACGATTGCCGCTCAGCCGGCGGCTGATGAAGCGGGATTTGAACGTGCGTTCATAACCGACGGACGGAAAAGTGGTCATATCGATGCTGAATCTTTTTCGCCTTCCAGCGGAAAAACAGGGATGTTTCCACCGCTCCTGAGCGACGGCGACCAGCGTCCATTCCATGAGCAGGGGGGCAACAGGCCGGTTGTCGCGCTGCCTAACGGAGCTTCTTCCGTCCGTCCGGCTGGCGAAAAAGACATTTCGCTGCCAAAAAGGGGGGACAAGGGGCATGGCGGCGAGGCCGCTCCTTCATTCACCACTCCCCCTGCGCTTTTATCACCCTCCTCTTCATCTGTCGGGCTGATCGGCGAGATGCCGGCGTCAGCTGGCGGAAGCGTCGCTGATCAAGTCGCCCACGCGCTAAGGTCGGCGCGGTGGATGAAGTTGCCAAACGGTGTCATGCAGCTTGTCATCCGTCTGCATCCGGAACATCTCGGGACGGTGACGGTGAAAATGACAGAGGAAGGTGGAAAGCTCGCCGCCAAGCTGCTCGTGGCGAACGACGCGGTGAAAGAGTTGCTCTACGCTCATTTGCCGCAGCTTGCTCAGCAGCTTGATGCGAGTTCCATCACGGTCGAAAAATGGACCGTTTGGTCGGATTATGACCGCTCCGCTATGCCGCCGTATTCCGGGAACCGCCAAGGAGGACAGCAGCAGGGCGAATCGCGGCAAAAACAAAAACGGGAGCCATCATCTTCCTTCCCGTTTGCGCTAGACGGGATCGAAGCTGACGCATAA
- the flgD gene encoding flagellar hook assembly protein FlgD yields MTTNAIDGSLWLANAVQPERKTGNQILGKDDFLKILLAQLENQDPLNPMEDKDFIAQMASFSSLEQMMSIANLMQQWMQASSRDALLRYSEWIGKTVHWQDGETMMSAVVQSVMQKDGQVTLGLDNGTTIAADAVVKVEQKG; encoded by the coding sequence ATGACAACGAATGCGATTGATGGAAGCTTATGGCTGGCAAACGCGGTTCAGCCGGAACGGAAAACGGGCAATCAAATTTTAGGAAAAGACGACTTTCTCAAAATTTTGCTCGCTCAGCTAGAAAACCAAGACCCGCTCAATCCGATGGAAGATAAAGACTTTATCGCGCAAATGGCGAGCTTCTCCTCGCTTGAGCAAATGATGAGCATCGCCAATTTGATGCAGCAATGGATGCAAGCGTCAAGCCGCGATGCGCTTTTGCGCTACAGCGAATGGATCGGCAAAACGGTGCACTGGCAAGACGGCGAGACGATGATGAGCGCCGTCGTTCAATCGGTCATGCAAAAAGACGGCCAAGTGACTCTTGGGCTTGATAACGGGACAACGATTGCTGCGGATGCGGTCGTGAAAGTCGAACAAAAAGGATAA
- the flgG gene encoding flagellar basal body rod protein FlgG codes for MLRSMYSGIGAMRNFQTKLDVIGNNIANVNTYGFKKGRTIFKDLMSQTISGASGPNAGRGGTNPKQVGLGSQLAAIDTVHTQGSLQTTGRVLDLAISGDGFFVVGDASGNNRMYTRAGNFYLDSQGYIVNADGQYLLGVGNSRLQIPTDAKSLSIGADGKVTIVDASGTLSTIGTIQLAKFANNDGLEKAGNNLFRETTNSGAPTTGAPGANGTGTIVSGALEMSNVDLAEEFTEMIVAQRGFQANTRIITTSDEILQELVNLKK; via the coding sequence ATGCTTCGTTCCATGTATTCCGGAATCGGCGCCATGCGCAACTTTCAAACGAAGTTGGATGTCATCGGCAACAACATTGCCAATGTCAATACGTACGGGTTTAAAAAAGGACGAACGATTTTCAAAGATTTGATGAGCCAGACGATTTCTGGAGCAAGCGGGCCCAATGCCGGCCGCGGCGGGACGAATCCAAAGCAGGTCGGGCTCGGTTCGCAGCTGGCGGCGATCGACACCGTCCATACGCAAGGCAGCTTGCAAACGACCGGCCGCGTGCTTGATTTGGCAATTTCCGGCGACGGGTTTTTCGTCGTCGGCGACGCTTCCGGCAACAATCGCATGTATACGAGAGCCGGGAATTTTTATCTCGATTCGCAAGGCTATATTGTCAATGCCGATGGCCAATATTTGCTCGGTGTTGGAAATAGCCGCCTTCAAATTCCGACAGATGCGAAAAGCTTGAGCATCGGGGCGGACGGCAAAGTGACCATTGTGGATGCTTCTGGGACTTTAAGTACGATCGGCACGATTCAGCTGGCCAAATTTGCAAACAATGACGGATTAGAAAAAGCCGGCAACAACTTGTTCCGCGAAACGACCAACTCCGGCGCGCCAACGACAGGGGCGCCGGGAGCGAACGGAACAGGAACCATCGTCTCCGGCGCGCTTGAGATGTCCAACGTCGACCTTGCCGAGGAATTCACGGAGATGATCGTCGCCCAGCGCGGCTTCCAGGCGAATACGCGCATCATTACGACATCGGATGAAATTTTGCAAGAGCTTGTCAACTTGAAAAAATAG
- a CDS encoding flagellar FlbD family protein has translation MISLTKLNGKRFVLNALYIEQIEAFPDTTVTLTNGKKFVVRETVEQVAARASEFYRQLGVFRLPKAGGLDSERE, from the coding sequence ATGATTTCGTTAACGAAGCTCAACGGGAAACGGTTTGTGCTCAATGCGTTGTACATCGAACAAATTGAAGCGTTTCCTGATACGACCGTGACGCTGACGAACGGAAAAAAATTCGTCGTGCGCGAAACGGTCGAGCAAGTGGCTGCACGAGCGAGCGAATTTTACCGGCAGCTTGGTGTGTTTCGCTTACCGAAAGCAGGAGGATTGGACAGTGAAAGGGAATAA